Part of the Panulirus ornatus isolate Po-2019 chromosome 28, ASM3632096v1, whole genome shotgun sequence genome, AGACTAACCCtcacctgtaactcacttctcttAACTATAGTACCATCATTGTTGGCTTCCTATGGATCATTTCCATTGGTTCATTATGATACTTTATGTGCGacgaccaaacatgagaagtgtattctagttttggctttatgtaggtTCTGAACAGCTTTCTATTCATTTTCTTATCAATGTACTTAAATGTGATTCTGATACTGGCCAGCGGACAGTTAGTTTGGCACCTGTACTCTTCTCCTAAGGTAGGACTCTaacaacaggttagggacgatatcaACTCTCAAGACCCAGctcatttcctgctagatgaaaTTCATACTGAGATCTTCTTTCATCCGCTCAACCCTCATCAATTATATTTAGTGGcagtgaatttcatcaaccatatatatcAAACTAATTCTGCAGTTTGTTGtacacaccacactcgtcagtgaGACCTGACTCTTGTTCAGTACATCCTCTCAGTGATGTGTTAAGTTGCTCTGCACACATCATCGGCATATATGGAGAAATATCATCAGGACTTTGAACAACATATGGGTCAAGTCCCTCTAATATTTTGTTCGTaacttttctaaacatttcagtCCTTTCCAAGACCTCTACCCCACTGTATCTcactggtgtgtgttggggctATGGTGTCTTCCAGTGTGGAAACATTTTTGtgcttgtcattcagttcctcacacatccttataTTTTCTTCTACAACTCTTTTCTCTGAACCCCTCAGCTTTAGCAGCCGCTCTTTACCAGACAAGTGACTCCTGATGAACTAATGGAAGACTTTAGAATTGTCTTCTCCCTTGTCTTCAAGATTCTTTTCAGTTTCTTTATTCCTCCTTCTCAATCCTTCTGTCTTGATTCCTTCTTCTCTTGCGCTTTACAAttactggctggctggtgtgtggcctATGTCACCTTCACAGTGCATAGCGAAGTTTCTCTGCTTTTAGACTTCTTTTGTTGAGCCACCTCTCCATCCCTCTGTGTGTGAAGTTAAAGGTGCACATGATCCTACCCCACTGCAAAATTTCACACACCCTCTCTTCACAATGCCCTAGGTCTTGCTGCTGAACTCCAATTACCAGTAACACCGTACAAGTTTACAAACTCCGCCACCTTCTTTATTTACATATAATTGTAAACTCTTACAAGTAAACGCCGTGTAAGACATTGTTTGAAACACAAATCTGCCAATATATCCTGGTATCTTAGTACAGTACATGTGAATCTGAATTATGAAATGAGAGGTCTTGATAGACTGGGTTACACAAATGTTTATGTAGTTACAGGCTCTGTTCTGTAGCATCTGCTCTACTGCTTATGATTCAGTCAGGTTGTGGTTTCAATGACGTACTTCGATGACTCTCAAACGCTCATGAGCGACAGTCTCcagtgtgaaggttgtcatgCTCCCGGACCATGAAACTAATCAAACCTTTATAGGGTAACTTACTGTAGTACTGTAATCTACTGTAGAACAGTAACCTTCTGTAGTGCAGTAACCTACTGTAGTACAGAAACTTACCGTGGTTCAGTAACCTTATGTAGTACAGTAACTTTCTGTAGTACAGTAACTTCCCGTAATACAGTACCCTTTCGCAATACAGTAACCTATTTTCATATAATAACCTCCTGCCATATAGTAACCTCCTGCCATATAGTATCCTCCTGTCATACAGTAACCTATCCTCATACAGTAACTTCCTGTCATACAGTAACCTCTTGCTATACAGTAACCTCCTGTAATACAGTAACCCTGTGCAATAAGAAGTTTGGGATAAGAGCTCTTGCTCCCCATTCTGGTCCAGGTAGGTGGAAGTTGAGGAACCTTTTCTAGAGTTTCACTGTTCTGGTGAGACACGTTAGTCGATTTATCGAGTATTTAACATTTTGCCCAAAGCCCAGTCAAGGTTCATCCACCCTAACGTGTTCCTTTTCGCCCACAGACCCCCAGATCCAGCAATACGGTGAGGTCAACCAGCTGGGTGGAGTGTTCGTCAACGGTCGCCCGCTCCCCAACCACATACGCATGCGTATCATCGAGCTGGCGCAACTGGGGATACGCCCCTGCGACATTTCTCGCCAGTTACGAGTGTCCCATGGCTGTGTGTCCAAGATCTTAGCCAGGTGGGTCCCTAGGGCGTGGCCAAAGGTGATCGTGGGCTTAAGGCCAGCAGCCTTGGGTCAAGGGTTATCTACTTGTGACCATTAAGAAATCTTGCATACATCAATAGCCTACTGATCGTAACATGTGAATGAATTATACCGACGACGAGCCAGAAGAGTCAATGAGGCCCTCTCTATATTTCGTACAGGTACAACGAGACGGGTTCTATCCTGCCAGGGGCCATCGGTGGGTCCAAGCCGCGGGTCACCACGCCCAAGGTGGTCAGTTATATCAAGGACCTCAAACAGAAGGACCCCGGCATCTTCGCATGGGAGATACGTGAGCGGCTCCTGAAGGATGGTGTCTGCGACAAGTACAATGTTCCCAGTGTGTCCTCAATCTCCAGGTAGGGAGCCCCCGGGGGAGGGTAGATACGCCATGCCTCCAGGTAGGAGGCCCATCATCCTAGTAAGGGTTTGTGGAGGGGTAGCTGTCAGTGTGTACAGGTAGCCAAAGTATGGGCAGTGTCCCAGGTGTCCTGGTAAGAGGAGATCACGGGACGTGTCCTCTGTCTCCAAGTATAAAGAACACAAGAGCCGTCTCCTACTTTCACTGGAGGAGATACTGGAAGCGTGTCCTCTACCTCCCGCAGGGAACCAGAGGACACGTGTCCTCTATCTCCTGCAGGGAACCAGGGGACACGTGTCCTCTACCTCCTGCAGGGAACCAGAGGACACGTGTCCTCTACCTCCTGCAGGGAACCAGCGGACAAGTGTCCTCTACCTCCTGCAGAAAACCAGGGGACACATGTTCTCTACCTCCTGCAGGGAACCATGGGGCATGTTTTCTACCTCCTGCAAGGAACCAGGCGAAACATGTTCTCTACCTCCTGCAGGGAACCAGGGGATACGTGCCCTCTAACTAGTGCAGAGAACCAGGGGACACTTTTCCTTTACCTCCTGCAAGGAACCAGGGGAAACGTGTTCCTAGCGTTACAAACGTTAATCAAGGTGAGATGCGTCCTCTACCTATTGCAAGGGCTCTGCGGGTCAGGTCAGGGCAGGCATGTGGGGAGTTGATGCGGCTGTGGAGAGTGTAGGGTAGGTATGTGGGGAGTTGATGTAGCTGGGGAGGAGAGTGTAGGGCAGACATGTGGGAGCTAATGTCGTTGGGAAGAATGATGTCGAGCAGGCATGTAGGGCACTGATATAGCGGGGGAGGAGAGTGCTGCGCAGCAATTTGGGGGAGTTTATGcggctggagaggagagggtaTGTGGTTGATGTGGCTGAGGAGGAGAGTAAAAGATAGGAATGTGAGGAGTTGATGTGGCTGGAGAGGAAAGTGTAAGGTAGGTATGTAGGGTGTAAGGGAAGCATGTGAGGAGTTGATGTGGCTGGggggaggagtgttgggagtTGATGTGGTTGAGGAGGAATATTGGGAGTTGATGTTGCTATGGAGGAGAGTGTAGGTGTGGACGGTAACAATGCAGTATAACCAACATAATGCTAACACTACACACCAGTGAGGGTGTGGCTAATACTGTTCCTGATCTTGTATGATTTCCTTACACGCAGCGGCCGGCCGGACTCGCTGATGGTAGGCCGCTCCAACACCTGTAGTCTGGAATAATGATTGATCAGATTATTTATGCACTTAAACTGTAAATTTCTGTATATTCCATCAATGTCATTATATAAGTGCAGcaaatgacggtgtgtgtgtgtgtttgttttcaggATCCTACGGAACAAGATCGGTTCGCTACACCACCTGGGAGGCCAGAGTCATTATGAGGTCAAGCACCCAGCGTCCTCACTCTACAACACCCTCTACCCGGCGGCCGCGGCTTATACCGCCGCAGCAGCAGCCTACTCGTCCATGGCTCCGCCAGCGGCCATGCAGCAGGTAACGCAAGCGGCGCCGCCAGTGGCTCCGCCAACCAGTGTGCCCTCCGGCCCGGGAGGTAAGACTCCCAGCACCCCGTCGCCGCCCGTGTCCGGATCGACGTGTGCCATGGGCGGTATGCGGCCCCACTGGCCCTCATCCCACACAGTCTCGGATCTGTTGGGTCACGTCAACATGGCCGGCCTCCCGCGCCACCACCACATGCAGGACgccaacaactacaactactacatgtACCTGCAATCCTGCGGCCCACAGAGcaactccctctcccacaacGGCCTGcccaaccacctctcctcctcgctCGCTAATGGCTTCTCCGGACCGCTCGCCAACCCTCTCTCCAACGGCCTCTCCAATGGCCTCTCCGGCGGCCTGACGAACGGCTTGACCAACGGGTTGCAAAACAGTTTCGGTAACCCCCTGAGCTCCATGATGGGCGGCTCAGGCCTCACACCACAAACGGCAACCCTCTAACCCACGCCCACGTCACCCCGCGCCTGCATCACCACCGCCGCCCACGTCCTGTCTCCCACTCATCTCAGATTAGCCCTGCACCATCCTCCACGCCCCCTCACTACCCACACCATTATAGTATTTATTACAAAAGCAACTTCAGGTTGAAATAAACGGGATACTGCCGTCCGCCAAGATGCACAGCGCCGACCACTTGAACCAAACAGTGAAGTGTGCGGCTTGTGCAGGGCGGGCGGAACGCGCCCTCCCAGCCCAGATGGGTTCGTGTTTGCTCCGTGTGACGCCAAACTATGGCAGGAAATCAGAACTCTGGTTATGACACATGTGTTCCCTGTGGCCCAGACTGTCATGCACTGAGCAGTGCCTTGAAGTGTGGCCAGCTGAGGACGTGAGTGTCAGCAGTGCCCGCCACAGGATcttcaactttcatttgccaAGAATGAATCCAGTAACCTACCTCCCCCTGTATTTTCATGCAGACCTAATTGATAATATGAGATGTGTGTTATTTGTGTTACGGTTTCCTTCCATTAGAAAATTGGAGTTTTTTTATGCAGTTCTATTTTATACATGACTGTATCATATATGTACGTTCACCTGTGACCTACAGCCCTGTTGCTCCTCTCACACAACAACTGACCTGAACCACTGAAATGTCCCCGCGAGACGTAAGGTTATGTAACATTAaatgaaatgatggactcttctgGTCTATCTTTATACAGATACTGGCACTTAATCATTCATTTCTTGTTCTGAAATTACTGTCATATCAAAAAAGCAAATCCTCTTATTAGGAAGATAGATTTGTTAACAATGATCTTTGCTTTCTGAGGGTAAATCTTGAGTATTGTGTAACTATAGATTCACACACGCCACACATGATGATGGAGACTGTCCCCAGAATCAGGCTTGGCCCAAACCATCACTGGCGGcccatctacttatctatccCACAGATCATACCATCGGGTTAACCAGCAGGTGATGACCTCAGCCGTGCAAGGTCATGGCCCAATCAATGATATAACAGTTCAAAGATTCAGAACGAGACCAGACGAGCGAAGTGCTGTTTCCACTACCCTTCATGACACAGAACTGCCTGTACCCTCCTGCAGGTGGGAGGAGTACTACAACTGCCACCACTGGTCCTGCAGGTGGGAGGAGTACTACAACTGCCACCACTGGTCCTGCAGGTGGGAGGAGTACTACAACTGCCACCACGGGTCCTGCAGGTGGGAGGAGTACTACCCttaccaccactggtcttgtagGTGGGAGGAgtactacccctgccaccacagGTCTTGTAGGTGGGAGTGGTACTACCCCGGCCATCACTGGTACTGCAGGTGGGAGGTGTACTACCCCTGCCATCACTGGTCCTGCAGGTGGGAGGAGCACTACCCCTGCCATCACTGGTCCTGCAGGTGGGAGGAGCACTACCCCAGCCATCACTGGTCCTGCAGGTGGGAGGTGTACTACCCCAGCCATCACTGGTCCTGCAGGTGGGAGGAGTACTACAACTGCCACTATCAGCCATGTTCAAGTCACGTGGCTATCAACATAAACtgattttattgttgttgttgttgttgatacgtTGGCtgttggcaggacacacacacacacacacacacacacacacgtctatggTAATTTTCATCACTGTGAATGTAATGTTATTGTTAGTGTTATGTAAATACTTCACTGTGCCTTATACACATCATGACCCGTTTCTGTGTTTTATATCTCCGCAAGTGATGACTGCTGTGGCCTTATATACTGGTGACCCAAGTGGCCAGGATTCACTGGAGACATCTGACTTTCATGCACTGATGGTCGTTAGAAACATGTGGCCATATATCACTGATGAGAGATGTAGCCAACTATGATTAATGGTACATATGGCCAAGTATGAGAGATCTGTCTGTGCAGTAGCGATGACAGATGTAGGCATGTACTTTAACTATGTTTATAACATTAGCTGAATACTGTAAGGCAATATGCAATAAACCTGGTAACACTTACGCTTCCCTTGTGTTGATGTCCTTCACAGAAGCACAGAACTCTCAGGTCCTTTAGGATCTTGGAGGAATGGGGGTCCTCCATATCTACAGAACCAAAGCCTTCATGTGTTAAATCATCCTTCCAGTTATCGCCCCCTTGCTTTCACTTCTACTGCTTCGAGAGCCTTTGAAACTCTCTTCAAGTCTCACTTGTCAATCACTTTAAATCACATTTCTTATTCTCAGAGCACCAATATGACTCCCGCAGTGATGAGCATACGGGAGATCTTCTATCCTATGCGGCTcacctctgtttctctctctcaggGTTTCTGATGAAACTCTTCTCATGGCTCTCGATATCAATAGCATTTGACAGGTTGTATTGTCTATTAACTAATGACTGTTGATAGTAGAGGAGGGAAGTCTGATACGACAAACAAATTGCCTAACATCAGCTGAAATCAATAATTCTCCTTAATCCTCAGTTATCCTCAGTACTGCATTGAGACCAAGAAAAATATGGCAAATAAAAGAGAAGAGCAAGACGGAGGAAGGCAAACGTGTTCACCCAAGTCTGCATCATAACCTTGAGAGATACAGATTTGGATCTACAATGTAAAGCAAGACTTTCTATTTTGATATATGTATTGATGGGTCGTTTGACCCAATAGCCCTTGGTGGTATTCTATTAGCCCACAAGTCAATATCAACAGGAGGGTGTTTAGCAAGTCATTATTCATGAAGATTAAACAGAAATTGGTCCATAAATTTTCATGAAAGTCTTTAAGCTATTCCAAATTTACTATGAAATatgcctccgcgttgtacagataTGTTCGGTAAAgtactatctgctggctgtgtgagcctgatgggaaatgaccacttctcgttccctccacctctgacacatatatcctcttggtcaatatttcctcactcattctctccatttgaccaaaccatttcaaaacaccctcttctgctctctcaaccacactctttttattaccacatatctctcttaccctttcattacttactcgatcaaaccacctcacaccacatattgtccccgaacatctcatttccagcacatccaacctcctgcgcacaactctatctatagcctacgcctcgcaaccatataacatttttgaaactactattccttcaaacatacccatttttgctttccaagataacggtctcgacttctacacatttttcagcgctcccagaactttcgccccctcccccaccctaaaattcactttcgcttccatggttccattcgctgccaaatccactcccagatatctaaaacacttcacttcctccagtttttctccgttcaaacttacctcccaatacac contains:
- the LOC139757859 gene encoding paired box protein Pax-9-like encodes the protein MREPPMGPIKSEKSVDMLPTLPYPDPALAAMDPQIQQYGEVNQLGGVFVNGRPLPNHIRMRIIELAQLGIRPCDISRQLRVSHGCVSKILARYNETGSILPGAIGGSKPRVTTPKVVSYIKDLKQKDPGIFAWEIRERLLKDGVCDKYNVPSVSSISRILRNKIGSLHHLGGQSHYEVKHPASSLYNTLYPAAAAYTAAAAAYSSMAPPAAMQQVTQAAPPVAPPTSVPSGPGGKTPSTPSPPVSGSTCAMGGMRPHWPSSHTVSDLLGHVNMAGLPRHHHMQDANNYNYYMYLQSCGPQSNSLSHNGLPNHLSSSLANGFSGPLANPLSNGLSNGLSGGLTNGLTNGLQNSFGNPLSSMMGGSGLTPQTATL